The following coding sequences lie in one uncultured Celeribacter sp. genomic window:
- a CDS encoding capsular biosynthesis protein has translation MITYLKGFSKKKDSFMSSVAQADGGARVLWAIPLSLKDFPETHDRVVQAVAVAKKQPKGTLGRALKRLLLRLHYNGSRRHFMRHPDTIALCWNGVTGSRRLFMEGARDAGVPTLYAELAPFPGRMQLDHTGVNALGSLPRDPRFYTAWAEGRADRQGEAWRALGDTLTARASRRSDVSQKAGADLAQEDFIFVPLQVPNDSQITLFSGWVRSVENMIDMLALSAPALPEGWHIRIKEHPSAKTSLADALNRAVETSGHRIRIDNDTDTFDQVRASRAVLTINSSVGLQAFFYDKPVITLGEAFFALLGLVRPVGGIEDLQETLSAVESLGFNPALRAAFMNYLDEVHFPKVSIGEDGRVMVDETAAKACIQAARGAMGH, from the coding sequence ATGATCACCTATCTCAAAGGATTTTCGAAAAAAAAAGACAGCTTCATGTCCTCCGTGGCGCAGGCCGACGGCGGCGCCCGTGTGCTTTGGGCGATCCCTTTGTCTTTGAAGGATTTTCCTGAGACCCATGATCGTGTTGTGCAGGCGGTCGCGGTCGCTAAGAAACAGCCGAAGGGCACGTTGGGACGTGCGCTCAAACGGCTGCTTCTGCGGCTGCACTACAATGGGTCCCGCCGTCACTTTATGCGTCACCCCGACACGATTGCCCTATGCTGGAACGGTGTCACCGGGTCTCGGCGGCTGTTCATGGAGGGCGCGCGGGACGCGGGCGTGCCGACGCTTTACGCCGAACTAGCGCCCTTTCCGGGACGGATGCAGTTGGACCACACGGGCGTCAACGCGCTTGGGTCCTTGCCCCGCGATCCACGGTTCTACACCGCTTGGGCCGAGGGGCGGGCGGATCGACAAGGCGAAGCCTGGCGGGCGCTTGGCGACACGCTGACGGCGCGGGCCTCGCGGCGGTCCGACGTGAGTCAGAAAGCCGGCGCGGATTTGGCACAAGAAGATTTCATCTTTGTGCCCCTGCAAGTGCCCAATGACAGCCAGATCACCCTGTTTTCCGGCTGGGTGCGTTCGGTCGAAAATATGATCGACATGCTGGCGCTGTCAGCCCCCGCTTTGCCCGAAGGCTGGCACATTCGGATCAAGGAACACCCTTCGGCCAAGACCTCTCTGGCCGACGCGTTGAACCGTGCGGTCGAGACCTCCGGTCATCGCATTCGCATCGACAATGACACCGACACCTTCGATCAGGTCCGCGCCAGTCGTGCTGTTCTGACCATCAACTCCTCCGTCGGGCTTCAGGCGTTTTTCTACGACAAACCCGTGATCACCCTGGGCGAGGCCTTCTTTGCCCTGCTAGGGCTCGTGCGCCCGGTGGGCGGGATCGAAGACCTGCAAGAGACCCTGTCTGCCGTAGAATCTCTGGGTTTCAATCCGGCCTTGCGCGCCGCTTTCATGAATTATCTTGATGAGGTGCATTTCCCGAAAGTGTCGATTGGCGAAGATGGCCGCGTCATGGTCGATGAAACTGCCGCAAAGGCGTGCATTCAGGCCGCACGTGGCGCGATGGGACATTAA
- a CDS encoding carbonic anhydrase, translated as MKYAKPLPNYMVQRYQGWKATTFSENKSWYRRLADEGQRPRAFIISCCDSRVHVTSIFGADQGEFFIHRNIANLVPPFTDDGDHHGTSAAVEYAVTALKVAHIVVLGHSNCGGVQGCYDMCSGNAPELEEKSSFVGRWMDILRPGYERVLQIPEDQRKRALEKESILVSLENLMSFPFVREAVEKGDLTLHGLWTDIGEGDLHQYDPETKTFLPV; from the coding sequence ATGAAATACGCAAAACCTCTCCCGAACTATATGGTGCAACGCTATCAAGGCTGGAAAGCCACCACATTTTCGGAAAACAAGTCCTGGTATCGCCGTTTGGCCGATGAGGGACAACGTCCCCGGGCCTTCATCATCTCCTGCTGCGACTCGCGTGTTCATGTGACATCCATTTTCGGCGCGGATCAGGGAGAATTCTTCATTCACCGCAATATCGCCAACCTCGTGCCGCCCTTCACGGACGACGGCGACCACCACGGGACATCCGCGGCGGTGGAATATGCCGTCACCGCTCTGAAGGTCGCTCATATCGTCGTGCTCGGGCACTCCAACTGTGGCGGTGTGCAGGGCTGTTACGACATGTGTTCAGGCAATGCGCCGGAGCTTGAGGAAAAATCCTCCTTTGTCGGTCGCTGGATGGACATCCTCCGCCCAGGTTACGAGCGCGTCCTGCAAATTCCGGAAGATCAACGCAAACGCGCCCTCGAGAAAGAATCCATTCTCGTCTCGCTCGAAAACCTGATGTCCTTCCCCTTTGTCCGCGAGGCCGTCGAGAAGGGCGATCTCACCCTTCACGGGCTCTGGACGGATATTGGCGAGGGTGATTTGCATCAGTACGATCCCGAAACGAAGACGTTCTTGCCCGTCTGA
- a CDS encoding nucleoside-diphosphate sugar epimerase/dehydratase yields the protein MALYRKMLIVGLTSLPYKVIRATLLFTDITILALALFIANAFMLGANVSTWSAPAFWVYPIMLVAGGGLVFYLRLNRIKLVMLNSSDILSIARASFAVSLIVLGATLVLKGAHPLETTLIFGAFAFTGMVSARALAVVILGNLREHTRARKTVAIFGAGSAGVQLASALSQSADMRVVTFFDDNSTMHGMEVGGIPVLPSANMIAEIYRASISKLMIALPDSAHQRRDAIVELCERADVEVQILPSFIDLLADRSNTRLRTVEPHDVLGRGKVDLDTPEVAKSYAGRVVMVTGAGGSIGSELCRQVLNCRPAKIVLFERSEFNLYTVDQELQAQAVKHDIPIVPCLGSITNATRLRQVMSQENVEIVLHAAAYKHVPLVEKNEIEGARNNIIGTKTLADVAVQEGVERFIHVSTDKAVRPTSVMGVTKRIAELVIQDIQTRAPMTRFAIVRFGNVLGSSGSVLPLFQSQIEAGGPVTVTHPDVCRYFMTVTEAVRLVLLAGAYAESGDVFVLDMGEPQKIMNLARKLIQLSGRKVYEPETGEGDIEIKITGLRPGEKLYEELFVTLDNLRKTPHEKILRADEDMLSQIEVAGLLREVQNAIESGNAEMLREVARERVDGYHAGLARQEASSGEGS from the coding sequence TTGGCTTTGTACAGAAAGATGCTGATCGTCGGGCTGACGTCCTTGCCCTACAAGGTCATAAGAGCGACGCTGCTGTTTACGGACATCACGATCCTTGCTCTCGCCTTGTTCATCGCCAATGCGTTCATGCTTGGCGCGAATGTTTCCACGTGGTCTGCGCCCGCATTCTGGGTCTACCCGATCATGTTGGTGGCTGGGGGTGGTTTGGTTTTTTACCTGCGCCTCAATCGCATCAAACTGGTGATGCTGAACTCCTCGGACATCCTGAGCATTGCGCGCGCCAGTTTTGCGGTGTCTCTGATTGTTCTGGGGGCGACACTTGTGCTCAAAGGGGCGCACCCTTTGGAAACGACCCTGATTTTCGGGGCTTTCGCATTTACCGGCATGGTGAGTGCACGGGCGCTGGCCGTGGTCATTCTTGGCAATCTGCGCGAACACACGCGCGCACGGAAAACCGTCGCGATTTTCGGGGCCGGTTCCGCAGGGGTGCAACTCGCGTCCGCGCTGAGCCAATCTGCGGATATGCGGGTTGTCACCTTTTTCGATGACAACTCGACCATGCATGGCATGGAAGTCGGTGGGATTCCGGTTCTGCCCTCAGCTAATATGATCGCGGAAATCTATCGCGCGTCGATCTCGAAATTGATGATCGCTTTGCCGGACAGCGCGCATCAGCGGCGTGACGCGATCGTGGAACTTTGCGAACGCGCAGATGTCGAGGTGCAAATCCTTCCCTCCTTCATTGATCTGCTTGCTGATCGTAGCAATACGCGATTGCGCACGGTGGAACCGCATGATGTTCTCGGGCGGGGCAAGGTCGATCTTGATACCCCTGAAGTGGCGAAAAGCTACGCTGGTCGCGTTGTCATGGTGACGGGGGCAGGGGGGTCCATCGGATCGGAACTCTGTCGCCAGGTGTTGAATTGCCGTCCCGCCAAAATCGTGTTGTTCGAGCGCAGCGAGTTCAATCTATACACGGTGGATCAGGAACTTCAGGCGCAGGCCGTCAAGCATGACATTCCGATCGTGCCCTGTCTCGGTTCCATCACCAACGCAACGCGGCTGCGTCAGGTGATGAGCCAGGAAAATGTGGAGATCGTGCTGCACGCTGCGGCCTACAAACATGTGCCCCTTGTAGAGAAAAACGAAATCGAAGGGGCCCGCAACAATATCATAGGGACCAAAACTCTGGCCGATGTGGCGGTGCAAGAGGGGGTCGAGCGTTTTATTCACGTGTCCACGGACAAGGCCGTGCGTCCAACCAGTGTCATGGGGGTGACCAAACGGATCGCAGAACTGGTGATCCAGGACATCCAGACCCGTGCGCCCATGACGAGATTTGCCATAGTGCGTTTTGGCAATGTGCTTGGCTCTTCCGGCTCCGTCCTGCCGCTGTTCCAGTCTCAAATCGAGGCCGGCGGTCCCGTGACCGTGACCCATCCCGATGTGTGTCGCTATTTCATGACCGTGACCGAGGCTGTTCGTCTGGTCCTTCTGGCCGGTGCCTATGCCGAAAGTGGTGATGTCTTCGTGCTCGACATGGGAGAGCCGCAAAAAATCATGAATCTGGCGCGCAAATTGATCCAGCTGTCCGGGCGCAAAGTGTATGAACCCGAAACGGGCGAAGGCGACATTGAAATCAAAATCACGGGGCTGCGTCCGGGCGAAAAACTCTATGAGGAACTGTTCGTCACCCTGGATAATCTGCGCAAAACCCCGCATGAAAAAATTCTGCGTGCGGACGAAGATATGCTGAGTCAGATCGAGGTCGCGGGACTGTTGCGAGAAGTTCAAAATGCCATCGAAAGCGGCAATGCAGAGATGTTGCGCGAGGTGGCGAGAGAGCGCGTCGATGGATATCATGCAGGGCTGGCACGACAAGAGGCGTCATCTGGTGAGGGATCATGA
- a CDS encoding sugar transferase, with protein MTLGKRLFDIFFALLLGMLLLPVMIVIATLVLLRDGRPILFRSERMQTPERAFQLIKFRTMTVNAADHGVSGGNKDHRITRTGAMLRRTRLDELPQLWNILKGDMSFVGPRPPLRLYVERFPKLYAMVLRNRPGVTGLASLVFHEHEALLLAPCQSSEATDAVYARRCVPRKARLDLIYQRNISICFDIKIISKTLFGAVRKLF; from the coding sequence ATGACACTCGGGAAGCGCCTCTTTGACATCTTCTTTGCGCTGCTGCTCGGGATGTTGCTTTTGCCGGTGATGATCGTCATTGCCACGCTTGTGCTGTTGCGCGATGGGCGCCCGATCCTGTTTCGATCCGAACGGATGCAGACCCCGGAGCGGGCCTTTCAGTTGATCAAATTCCGCACCATGACGGTGAATGCCGCCGATCATGGCGTGTCTGGCGGCAATAAAGATCACCGGATTACCCGCACCGGTGCCATGCTGCGGCGCACGCGTCTGGATGAGTTGCCACAGCTTTGGAACATTCTGAAAGGCGATATGTCCTTTGTCGGACCGCGTCCGCCGCTTCGCCTTTACGTTGAAAGATTTCCGAAACTTTACGCGATGGTTTTGCGCAACCGTCCGGGCGTGACCGGGCTGGCCTCTCTGGTGTTTCATGAGCATGAAGCCCTGCTTTTGGCGCCCTGTCAGAGTTCCGAGGCCACCGACGCGGTCTATGCGCGCCGATGTGTGCCCAGAAAGGCACGTTTGGACCTGATCTATCAAAGAAATATAAGCATTTGTTTTGACATAAAAATTATCTCCAAAACTCTCTTTGGGGCGGTTCGGAAACTGTTTTGA
- a CDS encoding aspartate-semialdehyde dehydrogenase translates to MGYKVVVVGATGNVGREMLNILAEREFPVDEIAALASRKSLGTEVSFGDTTLTTKDLDTFDFSGWDMALFAVGSDATKIYAPKAAAAGCVVIDNSSLYRYDPEIPLIVPEVNPDAIEMYKNKNIIANPNCSTAQMVVALKPLHDRAKIKRVVVSTYQSVSGAGKEGIDELWDQTKGMYVPGQEVAPSKFTKQIAFNVIPHIDVFMDSGDTKEEWKMIAETKKIVDSSIKVTATCVRVPVFVGHSESINIEFEDFLDEDEAREILRTAPGILVVDKRENGGYVTPVECVGDFATFISRIRQDVTIENGLNLWCVSDNLRKGAALNAVQIAELLGRRVLKKG, encoded by the coding sequence ATGGGCTATAAAGTCGTCGTCGTTGGCGCCACGGGCAATGTGGGCCGCGAAATGCTGAACATCCTCGCTGAACGCGAGTTTCCTGTCGATGAGATCGCCGCACTCGCGTCGCGCAAATCTCTCGGCACCGAAGTGAGCTTTGGCGACACCACTCTGACCACCAAGGACCTCGACACCTTCGATTTCTCCGGTTGGGATATGGCCCTCTTTGCGGTTGGCTCGGACGCCACGAAAATCTACGCGCCGAAAGCGGCGGCGGCGGGCTGTGTCGTGATCGACAACTCGTCCCTCTACCGCTATGACCCGGAGATCCCGCTGATCGTGCCGGAAGTGAACCCGGACGCGATCGAGATGTACAAGAACAAGAACATCATCGCGAATCCGAACTGTTCCACCGCGCAGATGGTTGTGGCTCTCAAACCGCTGCATGACCGTGCCAAGATCAAACGCGTCGTCGTCTCCACCTACCAGTCCGTGTCGGGCGCTGGCAAAGAGGGCATCGACGAGCTTTGGGACCAGACCAAAGGCATGTATGTCCCGGGTCAGGAAGTGGCTCCGTCGAAATTCACCAAACAGATCGCCTTCAACGTGATCCCGCATATCGACGTCTTCATGGACTCGGGTGACACGAAAGAAGAGTGGAAGATGATCGCCGAGACGAAGAAAATCGTCGACTCCTCGATCAAGGTCACTGCGACCTGCGTGCGCGTGCCGGTCTTTGTGGGTCACTCCGAGAGCATCAACATCGAGTTCGAGGACTTCCTCGATGAAGACGAAGCCCGAGAAATCCTGCGCACCGCGCCGGGCATTCTCGTGGTCGACAAGCGTGAAAACGGCGGTTACGTGACCCCGGTCGAATGCGTCGGCGACTTCGCGACCTTCATTTCCCGCATCCGTCAGGACGTGACCATCGAGAACGGTTTGAACCTCTGGTGTGTCTCCGACAACCTGCGCAAAGGCGCGGCGCTGAACGCGGTGCAGATCGCCGAACTTCTGGGCCGTCGGGTGCTCAAAAAGGGCTGA
- a CDS encoding NAD-dependent epimerase/dehydratase family protein has translation MLETRLAFLGASGRIGRLLRGAEHVSQDPRMVWQFRDEVPAGAHGFIWSDFSNPAPLIAAHRKAPFRAVLVFSGAAQAGDKRDPEAMQANVTLVDQAITAAAQAGIPRVLVASSSAVYGAGKGRAFHETDPLDPVNAYGAAKVAMEALALRRAAEEGLDICALRIGNVAGADMLIGNAVARADADVPLILDVFPDGVGPRRSYIGPQKLFHVLKVLSDYEGRLPACLNLAGTRPVEMNALLEAAQVPWQARPQTDPGHQNITLDCVALAKLCPGVDLDASAEDIIADWQSCLERK, from the coding sequence ATGCTTGAGACCCGCCTCGCGTTCCTTGGAGCTTCCGGTCGTATCGGACGGCTGTTGCGTGGCGCTGAGCATGTGTCGCAAGATCCCCGGATGGTCTGGCAGTTCCGCGATGAAGTCCCTGCGGGGGCGCATGGGTTTATCTGGTCCGATTTTTCCAATCCCGCGCCCCTCATCGCCGCGCATCGAAAGGCGCCCTTTCGCGCGGTCTTGGTCTTTAGCGGCGCGGCGCAGGCGGGGGATAAGCGCGACCCTGAGGCGATGCAGGCCAATGTGACCCTTGTCGATCAGGCCATCACGGCAGCTGCGCAGGCGGGTATCCCGCGTGTCCTTGTGGCCTCTTCCTCTGCCGTCTATGGTGCGGGAAAGGGGCGTGCCTTTCACGAAACCGACCCGCTTGACCCGGTCAATGCCTATGGCGCTGCGAAGGTCGCGATGGAGGCGCTTGCTCTGCGACGTGCGGCGGAAGAAGGGCTCGACATCTGTGCGCTTCGGATCGGCAATGTCGCGGGGGCGGATATGTTGATTGGCAATGCCGTGGCGCGTGCGGATGCGGATGTGCCTCTGATCTTGGATGTCTTTCCGGATGGCGTCGGACCGCGACGGTCCTATATCGGGCCTCAGAAATTGTTTCATGTTCTCAAAGTATTGTCAGATTATGAGGGGCGTTTGCCCGCCTGTCTCAATCTGGCGGGAACACGTCCCGTTGAGATGAACGCCCTGCTCGAGGCGGCGCAGGTTCCGTGGCAGGCGAGACCACAGACCGATCCCGGTCATCAGAACATCACGCTCGATTGTGTCGCTTTGGCAAAGTTGTGTCCGGGGGTTGACCTTGACGCCTCGGCGGAAGACATCATAGCCGACTGGCAAAGCTGTCTGGAACGGAAATGA
- a CDS encoding YjbH domain-containing protein, which produces MGSVLGGAIGLVCATPMVAQEAMTNYGFYGNPGLLDMPTAEVAPDGELSLSYNRFDPMRRTTLTFQITPKLSGSFSYTGTDNLTDEFDIYWDRTFDLSYQIVEEKGLRPAISVGMRDFLGTGLLSSEYIVATKSIGDRLQVTGGLGWGRLATENTTGLSFGTRDTTTISTGGTLNADSWFRGPIGVFGGLSFDLNDKLTLLAEYSSDAYVAEVDRGVLDHASPVNVGLSYALHPNVSVTMAYMYGDTLGFGITGHLNPNDPFYAGGLETAPLPVKQRPSRSADALGWSGAWIEDGRDAPGIRKALSGAMAKEGLTLEAMSLTATKAELEFRNNRYPAHAQALGRLSRIATRAFPPSVETFVFTEVVQGMPVQSTVIRRSAIEQLEFEPAGEMLAATRFVEPRALPSDPMVRAEGAYPDLNWRVSPYLSATLFDPDSPIRSDLGLRGNLSYNVAPGLSLTSTASLKLMGNVDDLETNSDDDVLPPVRSNAAQYSNQFQLNDLAANWYAHPAENVFSRVSVGYLERMFGGVAGEVLWKKPENAFALGAEVAYVKQRDYEDLFGFQDYDVVTGHVSGYMDFGNGFHGQLDVGRYLAEDWGATLSLDREFNNGWRVGAYATLTDVPFEDFGEGSFDKGLRISMPVDWFIGTPTSETRDLDLNSLSRDGGARLDLSGRLYNQVRNAGQAEVEDRWGRFWR; this is translated from the coding sequence ATGGGATCGGTTTTGGGCGGAGCAATCGGACTCGTTTGTGCGACACCCATGGTCGCGCAGGAGGCGATGACGAACTACGGCTTTTACGGCAACCCGGGCCTTTTGGATATGCCAACGGCAGAGGTCGCCCCAGATGGCGAGTTGAGCCTGTCGTACAATCGCTTCGATCCGATGCGCAGAACGACTCTCACATTTCAGATCACGCCCAAATTGTCGGGAAGTTTCAGCTATACGGGCACGGATAATCTGACCGATGAGTTTGACATCTACTGGGATCGGACCTTCGATCTGTCCTACCAGATCGTCGAGGAAAAGGGGCTGCGTCCCGCGATCTCTGTCGGCATGCGCGATTTCCTTGGAACCGGTCTGCTGAGCAGCGAATATATCGTGGCGACGAAATCCATTGGAGACCGCCTTCAGGTGACGGGCGGTCTGGGATGGGGGCGTCTCGCGACAGAAAACACCACGGGCCTGTCCTTTGGCACGCGGGACACGACCACCATCTCCACAGGCGGGACGCTCAATGCAGACAGCTGGTTCCGCGGCCCCATCGGGGTGTTTGGCGGCCTGAGCTTTGATCTCAACGACAAGCTGACGCTGCTCGCGGAATATTCCTCCGACGCCTATGTCGCCGAAGTGGACCGTGGGGTTCTGGATCATGCCTCCCCCGTCAATGTCGGACTGTCCTATGCACTCCATCCCAATGTGTCCGTGACGATGGCTTATATGTATGGTGACACGCTTGGATTCGGGATCACGGGCCATCTCAATCCGAATGATCCGTTTTATGCCGGTGGCCTCGAAACCGCCCCCCTGCCGGTCAAACAACGCCCCAGCCGCTCCGCCGATGCGCTCGGCTGGTCCGGCGCCTGGATCGAAGACGGGCGCGACGCGCCGGGGATACGCAAAGCACTGTCCGGCGCCATGGCCAAAGAGGGGCTGACGCTTGAGGCCATGTCTCTGACGGCCACAAAAGCCGAGCTGGAGTTCCGCAACAATCGTTACCCGGCCCATGCACAGGCGCTTGGGCGTCTGTCGCGGATTGCGACGCGGGCTTTCCCTCCGTCTGTTGAAACCTTTGTCTTCACCGAAGTTGTTCAGGGCATGCCGGTGCAATCCACAGTGATCCGGCGCAGCGCCATCGAGCAGCTCGAGTTCGAGCCCGCCGGTGAGATGCTCGCCGCCACGCGCTTTGTCGAACCACGGGCTTTGCCGTCTGATCCGATGGTGCGCGCCGAAGGGGCCTATCCGGATTTGAACTGGCGTGTGAGCCCCTACCTGAGCGCCACGCTGTTCGACCCGGACAGCCCGATCCGTTCCGATCTGGGCCTGCGGGGCAACCTGTCTTATAACGTCGCACCGGGGCTGTCGCTGACCAGTACCGCCTCACTGAAACTCATGGGCAATGTCGATGATTTGGAAACCAACAGCGACGACGATGTCCTGCCGCCAGTGCGTTCGAATGCAGCGCAATATTCCAATCAGTTTCAGCTGAACGATCTGGCCGCCAACTGGTACGCGCATCCGGCGGAAAACGTGTTCTCTCGTGTCTCCGTGGGCTATCTGGAGCGCATGTTCGGCGGTGTGGCCGGTGAGGTGCTTTGGAAAAAGCCGGAAAACGCCTTCGCTCTCGGTGCTGAAGTCGCCTATGTCAAACAGCGCGATTACGAGGACCTGTTCGGCTTTCAGGACTATGACGTGGTGACGGGCCATGTGTCCGGCTACATGGATTTCGGAAACGGTTTTCATGGCCAGCTCGATGTCGGTCGTTATCTGGCCGAAGACTGGGGCGCGACGCTCTCGCTCGACCGGGAATTCAACAACGGCTGGCGTGTTGGGGCCTATGCGACCCTCACAGATGTGCCCTTTGAAGATTTCGGCGAAGGCTCCTTTGACAAGGGGCTTCGGATTTCCATGCCGGTGGACTGGTTCATTGGCACGCCGACGTCCGAGACACGCGATCTCGATCTGAATTCGCTGTCACGTGATGGCGGCGCGCGTCTTGATCTTTCTGGTCGCCTCTACAACCAGGTGCGCAATGCGGGTCAGGCCGAGGTCGAGGATCGTTGGGGCCGGTTCTGGAGATGA
- a CDS encoding YjbF family lipoprotein, whose protein sequence is MLTAARLRKTVLSLLVVSGLALSACGNDASTKRTKATIDEVSGLIKSVFGRNKASTGSGDPNVMIANALREFDGAPLMFVLREKIGAYGMASIYGQNGRVTTWVTRDVVSMSLDRPMLTATRGFGNDLMSVEDGGAAGLIAARQAGRVQKTYRFLDGQDRTSRLILNCSIVPGETQTVDSGVISTSTRVVRETCRKDAFKFTNTYWIDAQGRMVQSVQWAGAENGQLVFRRVRW, encoded by the coding sequence ATGTTGACTGCCGCGCGGTTGCGCAAAACTGTTTTGAGCCTTTTGGTTGTGTCAGGGCTCGCGCTGTCCGCCTGTGGCAATGATGCAAGCACCAAGCGCACGAAAGCTACGATTGATGAGGTGAGCGGCCTGATCAAATCTGTTTTTGGTCGTAACAAAGCCAGCACCGGATCGGGTGACCCCAATGTCATGATCGCCAATGCGCTCCGAGAATTCGACGGCGCGCCTTTGATGTTTGTGCTGCGGGAAAAGATCGGGGCCTATGGTATGGCGTCGATTTACGGTCAGAATGGCCGCGTGACGACCTGGGTGACGCGCGATGTCGTCAGCATGAGCCTGGATCGTCCGATGCTGACCGCGACGCGGGGTTTTGGCAACGATCTGATGTCAGTCGAGGATGGCGGCGCCGCCGGTTTGATCGCAGCGCGACAAGCCGGTCGGGTGCAGAAAACCTATCGTTTTCTCGATGGCCAAGATCGCACCAGCCGCTTGATCCTGAACTGTTCCATCGTTCCGGGTGAAACGCAGACGGTGGACAGTGGGGTCATTTCGACGTCGACGCGTGTCGTGCGGGAAACCTGTCGCAAGGATGCGTTCAAGTTCACCAACACCTATTGGATCGACGCGCAGGGCCGCATGGTGCAATCCGTACAATGGGCCGGTGCCGAAAACGGCCAGTTGGTGTTCCGCCGTGTGAGATGGTGA
- a CDS encoding DUF4139 domain-containing protein — MVHKFNRTSYLTLTCLMGSVLLSSPALAERFEAQSLVSEATLYPQGAMVTREATVRLPEGQHEIALADILLGPDAETIWNSLQVTVEGATLGPVATGMTEIGEAALYQTPAAQEAKTRLETLQDELRERNRAVEAIRLEIRAAEDTLAYLGRLSEGEGAGAASLAETARLIREESLAARLEAQDATARAEQAERDLKGLKEDIRQAESALSRLAASERMRLGLTLPVEVEQAGEVHISLSYMVATASWAPLYTARLDSEESTLSLTRSVVATQDTGEPWTDVALTFATDDPTRRSVPREVYPQIRRIHEPRPVEPVMRTMASDAMEQGYAAPVMEQPMVEAMKINLAGLSQTYSYPTPATLYSGEDAVEFGLSTLDLSPEVFVRAVPLYEEVGYLMASFANDSGEMLVPGTVRLFRDGVSLGETSLDTLVDGAEAELAFGPVDGITMERVLLTRNEGDRGVISKSNETETEWRIEVANLTARSWPIKVLDRVSVSEQDELKVDWSASPAPDVEGVDDKRGVLAWHFDLEAGESQEISLSENLRWPEGKVLQ; from the coding sequence ATGGTTCATAAATTTAATCGCACATCCTATTTGACCCTGACCTGTCTCATGGGGTCCGTTCTGTTGTCCAGCCCGGCGCTGGCGGAGCGGTTCGAGGCGCAGAGCCTTGTCTCTGAGGCCACGCTTTACCCGCAGGGCGCCATGGTCACGCGCGAGGCGACGGTGCGCCTGCCCGAGGGGCAGCATGAAATCGCTCTGGCGGATATTCTATTGGGGCCGGATGCCGAGACCATTTGGAATAGTCTCCAAGTCACGGTCGAGGGCGCCACGCTTGGTCCTGTCGCGACCGGGATGACGGAGATTGGTGAAGCGGCGCTGTATCAAACCCCCGCAGCCCAAGAGGCCAAGACCCGTCTCGAGACGCTCCAAGACGAGTTGCGTGAGAGAAACCGGGCCGTCGAGGCGATCCGTCTTGAAATCCGTGCGGCAGAGGACACGCTGGCCTATCTGGGACGCCTCTCTGAGGGCGAAGGGGCCGGGGCAGCGAGCTTGGCCGAGACCGCGCGTCTGATCCGCGAAGAATCCCTCGCCGCCCGTCTTGAGGCCCAGGACGCCACCGCGCGGGCTGAACAGGCAGAGCGTGATCTCAAAGGCCTCAAAGAGGACATCCGACAGGCCGAGAGCGCCTTGTCGCGGCTGGCCGCCTCGGAGCGGATGCGGCTTGGCCTGACGTTGCCAGTCGAGGTGGAACAGGCGGGTGAGGTGCACATCAGCCTGAGCTATATGGTCGCGACCGCCTCTTGGGCGCCGCTCTATACCGCCCGCCTCGATAGCGAAGAAAGCACACTCTCGCTCACCCGTTCCGTCGTTGCCACACAAGACACCGGCGAGCCTTGGACCGATGTCGCGTTGACCTTTGCCACGGATGATCCGACCCGGCGCAGTGTGCCGCGTGAGGTCTATCCGCAAATCCGGCGCATCCATGAACCGCGCCCCGTGGAGCCGGTGATGCGGACCATGGCCAGCGATGCGATGGAGCAGGGATATGCAGCCCCTGTGATGGAACAGCCAATGGTGGAGGCGATGAAGATCAACCTCGCCGGGTTGAGCCAGACCTACAGCTACCCGACGCCCGCAACGCTCTACTCTGGCGAAGATGCGGTCGAATTCGGGCTCTCGACCCTCGACCTGTCGCCAGAGGTCTTCGTGCGCGCCGTGCCGCTATATGAGGAGGTCGGCTATCTGATGGCGTCCTTTGCGAATGACTCCGGCGAGATGCTGGTGCCGGGCACCGTGCGTCTGTTCCGGGACGGGGTGAGCCTTGGCGAGACGTCTTTGGACACGCTGGTCGATGGCGCGGAAGCGGAACTGGCCTTTGGGCCGGTGGATGGCATCACGATGGAACGCGTCCTCTTGACCCGGAACGAGGGCGATCGCGGTGTGATTTCCAAATCCAATGAGACGGAAACGGAATGGCGGATCGAGGTCGCGAACCTGACCGCGCGGAGCTGGCCGATCAAGGTTCTGGATCGTGTGTCCGTGTCCGAACAGGATGAGTTGAAAGTGGACTGGTCCGCTTCTCCTGCGCCCGATGTCGAGGGTGTGGACGACAAACGCGGGGTGCTCGCGTGGCACTTCGATCTTGAGGCTGGGGAGAGCCAAGAGATCAGCCTGAGCGAAAACCTGCGCTGGCCGGAGGGAAAGGTGCTGCAATGA